From Polaribacter haliotis:
AAATTTAAAAGGTGTAGATGTTAACACAAACAGTTTAACCTTTAAATCTGTAAATACTAGAGGTTTTGCAACATTCGCGAATACACGTTTTATGCAGTTAGTGGATGGTATGGACAATTCTTCTCCTGCTCTTAACTTTGCGATTGGTAACTTATTAGGAATGTCGGAATTAGACGTAAATACAGTAGAATTACTTCCTGGAGCATCTTCTGCCTTATATGGTGCAAATGCATTTAACGGAATTATGTTTATGACAAGTAGAAGTCCTTTTAATGACCAAGGAATAAGTGTTTCTTTAAAAGGAGGTATTACAAGCCAAAATGCAGGGGGAAACAATGAATTTACTGATTTTAACATTAGAATGGCTTATGCTTTTTCTAATAAGTTTGCTGCAAAAGCAACACTTTCTGTATTAAATGGTACAGATTGGTTTGCAACAGATTATAGAAACACAACTGCAGGAGTTAGGGGAGCTGTTTTATCTGCTGGAGATAGAAATACTGTAAACGATTACAATGGTGTAAATGTTTATGGAGATGTTGCTGCAACAAATTTAGGTCCTGCAATTGGAAGGGTAAGTAGAACAGGTTATAACGAAAGAGATTTAATGGATTATGGAGTAGAAAGCGTTAAGTTTGGAGGATCTCTTAACTATAGACCCTTTGGAGATGATCGATTAGAAATAATCTGGAACTCTAAAATAGGAACAGGAACTACACAATATTTGGGTGGACAAAAATATAGTATTAAAAACTTTTTCTTACAACAACACAAATTAGAGGTAAAAGCTAAAAACTTTTTTGTTAGAGGATATGTTACTAGCGAAGATGCTGGAGATTCTTACAATACATTATTTGCGGCTTTAAATGTAAATAGAGCTTGGAGTTCAGACCAAAACTGGTTTACAGAATACGCTGGAGCTTATCTTGGTGCGGTTCCAGGAGTACAGGCATCTAATCATATAGCCGCTAGAGCCTTTGCAGATAGAAATCGTTTAATACCCGGTACACCTGCTTTTGAACAGGCTTTAGATAAGGTTACATCAGATCCTGACTTATTAACTGGAGCAAAATTTAGAGATCAAACCAAATTATATCATTCTGATATAAATTATAATTTTCAAGATATAATTGATTTTGCAGAAGTGCAAGTTGGTGGGTCTTACAGAAGGTATTCTTTAAACTCTTTTGGTAATATATTTACAGATGCAGATGGTCCTATTGATTATGATGAGTATGGTGTATATACGCAAGTACAAAAAAACTTTTTAGAAGAAGATCGTTTAAAAGTTACAACATCTTTACGTTATGACAAAGCACAAAATTTTGATGGTAATTTTTCTCCAA
This genomic window contains:
- a CDS encoding TonB-dependent receptor, with the protein product MIKKILLLVCIAFSSTVMVAQTTVTGTVKDALTGDLLPGANIKISRKAVGTTTDFDGEFVLKVSDKPPFTIEISMIGFKTEEVEITKNNQKVDVTLTENETSLDEIVISASRTPERIMESPVTVERMDARAIKNTSAPSFYDGLENLKGVDVNTNSLTFKSVNTRGFATFANTRFMQLVDGMDNSSPALNFAIGNLLGMSELDVNTVELLPGASSALYGANAFNGIMFMTSRSPFNDQGISVSLKGGITSQNAGGNNEFTDFNIRMAYAFSNKFAAKATLSVLNGTDWFATDYRNTTAGVRGAVLSAGDRNTVNDYNGVNVYGDVAATNLGPAIGRVSRTGYNERDLMDYGVESVKFGGSLNYRPFGDDRLEIIWNSKIGTGTTQYLGGQKYSIKNFFLQQHKLEVKAKNFFVRGYVTSEDAGDSYNTLFAALNVNRAWSSDQNWFTEYAGAYLGAVPGVQASNHIAARAFADRNRLIPGTPAFEQALDKVTSDPDLLTGAKFRDQTKLYHSDINYNFQDIIDFAEVQVGGSYRRYSLNSFGNIFTDADGPIDYDEYGVYTQVQKNFLEEDRLKVTTSLRYDKAQNFDGNFSPRVSLAYAAGENKNQNFRASFQTGFRNPTTQDQYIGLDVGNAILVGSAPDNLDKSVQYLDSNGGTQSISIRDAYENSFTIESGGAVAADVDLVKPEKVTAFEVGYRGLVNTGEESRITVDLSVYYNLYEDFIANKNVLVRGTDNTLKVAQVYTNTNADINSYGATLGLNTKILNGFDLGLNYTYAKFDFDQASDPGFEAGFNTPEHKVKLQFGHTNLFKNFGFNFNARWQDEFLWESTFVDAMIGDRLVLDAQINYALPSIKSIFKIGGANLTGQEYLSAPGVGAIGSQYYLSWTINN